The Vespa velutina chromosome 25, iVesVel2.1, whole genome shotgun sequence genome has a segment encoding these proteins:
- the LOC124957355 gene encoding uncharacterized protein LOC124957355 isoform X1, producing the protein MNNGSPQNSDTAAQQHRSGVDNSDEEEWSGVVECAVLERSKSDRVSRVDEDRRRRTIIVEKKNGTYGFTLQSYGIHYKREQEIEMITYVDYIEYDGPAFKAGMREGDVILSINGHEMDRADHTTLVNFIKNCDTRMRMVVSFEDCVRKVQLHMRYLELQRALQLRLGELERLCERERSILMGRWKTHSLPARKRTPSNIITSNPNQPSPSSSFNSSTIQCCRPATSTEHLLLYNLFGDGRPCLIPRAACLVTVGPPRSRSDHHQFLSKMPSESGASTSSRHSYHQANGMSGTPAKMKSHKSCQQQQNSSISGDISVHHSQQNSLCVACISSANRRREQSDTGSLDAYDLASPCCDPNCVPSRRRREKQRRARNEQNHLQQQQQQQQQQQQQQQQQQQQQQQQQQQQQQHVAQAQREQQQQQQGQQQQQQQQQQQQQQQQQQQQQQHGTHNCSRSSGHSLHSITSSDVSTTADSVASCSTSLSTDTLYWDPTVHQRPPPCLQYAKPKSWDNLTTKAFGGYGFGYGYLDTATIKTHSAERPGKGGHGRAKTPTGTVQRRTSSSTSYSTGSTRHFQPTKSTESLLIPPPYQNELDGSISCECLDEPSPRFLPVVQLEKHKESNYVASNHPQIRHRRSSHSEGKLRAINSSEVTRL; encoded by the exons ATGAACAACGGTTCACCGCAAAATTCCGATACGGCTGCCCAGCAACATCGTAGCGGCGTTGACAACAGCGACGAAGAGGAATGGAGTGGTGTAGTAGAatgt GCTGTACTGGAACGATCCAAGTCGGATCGTGTATCAAGAGTGGACGAGGATAGAAGACGTCGTACCATTAtcgtggaaaagaaaaatggcacGTATGGTTTCACGTTACAG AGTTACGGGATACattataaaagagaacaagaaatagaaatgatcaCTTATGTCGATTATATAGAATACGATGGACCTGCATTTAAAGCAGGCATGAGAGAAGGTGACGTTATACTTTCTATAAATGGCCATGAAATGGATCGAGCCGATCATACTACCCTTGTGAACTTTATAAAAAACTGTGATACCAGAATGAGAATGGTCGTATCATTTGAGGATTGTGTGAGAAag GTACAATTACATATGCGTTATCTGGAATTACAACGTGCTCTACAATTACGCTTAGGTGAGCTTGAAAGATTATGCGAGAGAGAACGTTCAATATTGATGGGTCGATGGAAGACACATTCGCTTCCAGCACGTAAAAGAACACCcagtaatattataacaagTAATCCTAATCAGCCATCTCCATCGTCGAGTTTTAATTCGTCAACCATTCAATGTTGTCGACCTGCAACATCTACGGAACATCTTTTGCTTTACAATTTg tttggTGATGGTCGACCATGTTTGATACCACGTGCAGCTTGTTTGGTAACAGTAGGACCACCACGTTCTCGAAGCGATCATCATCAGTTTCTTTCAAAGATGCCCAGCGAATCTGGTGCATCCACTTCTTCACGTCATAGTTATCATCAGGCAAATGGTATGAGCGGTACACCAGCGAAAATGAAGTCACACAAATCTTGTCAGCAACAACAGAATTCGTCGATAAGCGGTGACATATCGGTTCATCATTCTCAACAGAATAGTTTATGCGTCGCTTGTATCTCAAGTGCTAATCGTCGTCGAGAACAATCGGATACTGGTAGTTTAGACGCATATGATTTGGCCAGTCCTTGCTGCGATCCAAACTGTGTTCCAAGCCGTAGAAGACGTGAGAAACAACGTCGAGCTAGAAACGAACAAAATCATCttcagcaacagcagcagcagcagcaacaacaacaacaacaacaacaacaacaacaacaacagcagcagcagcagcagcaacaacagcaacaacatgTGGCACAGGCTCAACGagaacaacaacagcaacaacaaggacaacaacaacagcagcagcagcaacaacaacaacaacaacaacaacaacagcaacaacaacaacaacatggTACGCACAATTGTTCCAGATCTTCCGGTCATAGTCTTCACTCCATTACCAGTAGTGATGTATCAACTACTGCTGATAGCGTAGCTTCTTGTTCCACTAGTCTAAGTACAGATACACTTTACTGGGATCCAACTGTTCACCAAAGACCGCCACCGTGCCTTCAATATGCCAAACCCAAATCATGGGATAATTTAACTACAAAAGCTTTCGGTGGATACGGATTTGGATACGGTTATTTGGATACAGCTACAATAAAGACACACAGCGCTGAACGACCTGGAAAAGGAGGTCATGGTCGTGCTAAAACACCCACTGGTACTGTACAAAGAAGAACAAGTAGCAGTACATCTTATTCCACTGGCAGTACTCGACATTTTCAACCTACCAAATCTACTGAAAGTCTTCTAATACCGCCACCTTATCAAAATGAATTAGACGGTAGTATAAGCTGTGAATGTTTAGACGAACCCAGTCCAAGATTTTTACCTGTCGTTCAATTGGAAAAACATAAGGAATCCAATTACGTTGCTAGTAATCATCCTCAAATTAGACATCGACGTTCTAGTCATTCCGAAGGAAAACTCAGAGCTATTAACAGCTCGGAGGTAACTcgattgtaa
- the LOC124957355 gene encoding histone H3.v1-like isoform X2 gives MRNVILISSFRAVLERSKSDRVSRVDEDRRRRTIIVEKKNGTYGFTLQSYGIHYKREQEIEMITYVDYIEYDGPAFKAGMREGDVILSINGHEMDRADHTTLVNFIKNCDTRMRMVVSFEDCVRKVQLHMRYLELQRALQLRLGELERLCERERSILMGRWKTHSLPARKRTPSNIITSNPNQPSPSSSFNSSTIQCCRPATSTEHLLLYNLFGDGRPCLIPRAACLVTVGPPRSRSDHHQFLSKMPSESGASTSSRHSYHQANGMSGTPAKMKSHKSCQQQQNSSISGDISVHHSQQNSLCVACISSANRRREQSDTGSLDAYDLASPCCDPNCVPSRRRREKQRRARNEQNHLQQQQQQQQQQQQQQQQQQQQQQQQQQQQQQHVAQAQREQQQQQQGQQQQQQQQQQQQQQQQQQQQQQHGTHNCSRSSGHSLHSITSSDVSTTADSVASCSTSLSTDTLYWDPTVHQRPPPCLQYAKPKSWDNLTTKAFGGYGFGYGYLDTATIKTHSAERPGKGGHGRAKTPTGTVQRRTSSSTSYSTGSTRHFQPTKSTESLLIPPPYQNELDGSISCECLDEPSPRFLPVVQLEKHKESNYVASNHPQIRHRRSSHSEGKLRAINSSEVTRL, from the exons ATGCGAAACGTGATTCTTATCTCGTCGTTCAGG GCTGTACTGGAACGATCCAAGTCGGATCGTGTATCAAGAGTGGACGAGGATAGAAGACGTCGTACCATTAtcgtggaaaagaaaaatggcacGTATGGTTTCACGTTACAG AGTTACGGGATACattataaaagagaacaagaaatagaaatgatcaCTTATGTCGATTATATAGAATACGATGGACCTGCATTTAAAGCAGGCATGAGAGAAGGTGACGTTATACTTTCTATAAATGGCCATGAAATGGATCGAGCCGATCATACTACCCTTGTGAACTTTATAAAAAACTGTGATACCAGAATGAGAATGGTCGTATCATTTGAGGATTGTGTGAGAAag GTACAATTACATATGCGTTATCTGGAATTACAACGTGCTCTACAATTACGCTTAGGTGAGCTTGAAAGATTATGCGAGAGAGAACGTTCAATATTGATGGGTCGATGGAAGACACATTCGCTTCCAGCACGTAAAAGAACACCcagtaatattataacaagTAATCCTAATCAGCCATCTCCATCGTCGAGTTTTAATTCGTCAACCATTCAATGTTGTCGACCTGCAACATCTACGGAACATCTTTTGCTTTACAATTTg tttggTGATGGTCGACCATGTTTGATACCACGTGCAGCTTGTTTGGTAACAGTAGGACCACCACGTTCTCGAAGCGATCATCATCAGTTTCTTTCAAAGATGCCCAGCGAATCTGGTGCATCCACTTCTTCACGTCATAGTTATCATCAGGCAAATGGTATGAGCGGTACACCAGCGAAAATGAAGTCACACAAATCTTGTCAGCAACAACAGAATTCGTCGATAAGCGGTGACATATCGGTTCATCATTCTCAACAGAATAGTTTATGCGTCGCTTGTATCTCAAGTGCTAATCGTCGTCGAGAACAATCGGATACTGGTAGTTTAGACGCATATGATTTGGCCAGTCCTTGCTGCGATCCAAACTGTGTTCCAAGCCGTAGAAGACGTGAGAAACAACGTCGAGCTAGAAACGAACAAAATCATCttcagcaacagcagcagcagcagcaacaacaacaacaacaacaacaacaacaacaacaacagcagcagcagcagcagcaacaacagcaacaacatgTGGCACAGGCTCAACGagaacaacaacagcaacaacaaggacaacaacaacagcagcagcagcaacaacaacaacaacaacaacaacaacagcaacaacaacaacaacatggTACGCACAATTGTTCCAGATCTTCCGGTCATAGTCTTCACTCCATTACCAGTAGTGATGTATCAACTACTGCTGATAGCGTAGCTTCTTGTTCCACTAGTCTAAGTACAGATACACTTTACTGGGATCCAACTGTTCACCAAAGACCGCCACCGTGCCTTCAATATGCCAAACCCAAATCATGGGATAATTTAACTACAAAAGCTTTCGGTGGATACGGATTTGGATACGGTTATTTGGATACAGCTACAATAAAGACACACAGCGCTGAACGACCTGGAAAAGGAGGTCATGGTCGTGCTAAAACACCCACTGGTACTGTACAAAGAAGAACAAGTAGCAGTACATCTTATTCCACTGGCAGTACTCGACATTTTCAACCTACCAAATCTACTGAAAGTCTTCTAATACCGCCACCTTATCAAAATGAATTAGACGGTAGTATAAGCTGTGAATGTTTAGACGAACCCAGTCCAAGATTTTTACCTGTCGTTCAATTGGAAAAACATAAGGAATCCAATTACGTTGCTAGTAATCATCCTCAAATTAGACATCGACGTTCTAGTCATTCCGAAGGAAAACTCAGAGCTATTAACAGCTCGGAGGTAACTcgattgtaa